TAGTTCCAAAACGTCACCGTTtcattaagtaaagaaacgactGCTATCAAGTCTTAACAGAATTccgtaaataaaattatagtttatttcaAAAGATATGGTCtcagatttatttttatattatcaaatgaaactgtatttatatcaaaatgaaacggtagttgtgttgaaaggaaactgcagtgtatataaaatgaaactgaataacagttttacgtatttgagtgtatattgtccaatgaaactgtagttatatcgaaatgatattgtagttgtgttgaaaagaaactgcagtgtattatagttgtgttgaaatgaaactcacatatttgagtgtataatatcgaatgaaactatatttatatcgaaaaggaactgtagTTATGTTAAAAGGGAATTGcggtgtatataaaataaaacacacagGGTTAACGGTGTGAAACGGAGCTGTTTCAgccatttctttttattaatcaaaacaacgttgttttgattaatagaccacaatccattgtggaccgcggtccacaataatATTTGCGCTAGGAAGTAACGAAACTAATGTATATATCTCTTTGGGGCTATGCAGTACGGACTCTTAAACTCAATGACATGAAATTATATTGTGGGCCTTAGCCCAATTTCCACTAGCCCAGTGTGGCCCAAATCTTAAATTAGCTAATCTAAAACATAAATGACAAATAAGATTCTGAATGAATAATTTCACATAAACTAAAGAATCTACTACCTCGCTCCGAACTCATTACCTGTTCATCAATATTACGCACTATATGTCACAGTTAATTAAGAATCAACAATAATGTAGTAGTGAGGGTTACCTCAAACAAGAAAGACCGTACCATTTAAATAGTTGGTATATATTGAGCATAAATTATCATGTTAGCAACGGAATAAAgcattcaatttaatattagaatCAGACTCATACTCCAAGCattttgtgctcagatgacatatagtgactctctcatattGTAGGTTGATTTACAAAAAAGTCTATAATCGTTATTTGAAAGTGCATCAAGATAAAACTGTCTTGCGATTTTAaccggcaaaggatcacaaagaaataaaacaaattaataagtTGTCTATAACCGGAGCTAACTTAAAATAGTATGGTTGCGGAACAGTAATAACTTTGTTCTTTAAATCAATATTATAGTTGCGGAACAGTGATCACTTTGTTCtttaaatcaatcaaaacaTAACATATCAGcagaagataaaaaaaaaatagagtagaAAGTATGATTACATATAATATTACTCTTATTTACCCACATCGTCTTGGAACGGTCCATGTTTGTGGCCTGGATGTCCTCTCATTGCTGGCTAATCCCATATACTTCTTCCAATCATCAATAACCATTTTAAGGTCATGAATTTTGTTGTCAAGACCAATACAGCAATTGGCATGCATGGTGCGCACCAGATTAAGGTCTTTGCTGGGCTCGCAAAACCCCCCGAAGTAAGCCGTGTTCAGAAACCTTATTTTTAACCCAATCTGTTTAATGAAAGGAtcaaatttgatgatgtttaGCACGTCCTGGTCGTGCTTCCCCGGAAAAGCCTCCCTCGATTTGTACCAGAATTTGTAAAATTCGATGGAGCGGTTGTTTGATTTTACGTAGTTGAAGCCGCCGTTTGGGGAGTTGTTTAGGTCGGAAGAGTCATGCCAGTAGTGGTCGCATGCGATTTGAAAGTCGGTGTCCGGGTAGAACTGTGAGAATGGTTGACGAAGCCACATTATATCAGCatcctattaaaaaaatataaaaatttatgtagGACCGTATCATAGAAAACTGTTAGGATCAGACActaattgttaggaatatattatTTCACATATTATTTGTATTCCATTAGGACTCTAGCTTATGTTATTTATTACATGTGTTGTACTGTTTTGTTATTCAATTGAACGATTACAGATATATCAAATCCTCATCTGGTATTAGTAGTCTCCAGGACTCTCCTTCTATGGCAGTTCTATGGCAGATCAGGGAAACCTTTACCCCGTGTCGGTCAATCTAGCTCTCATGTATTGGAATTAatatatactgatatttggggccctgcgcctttaatttcttttggtGGCTTccgttattttgttttatttgttgatgattacACGCGATTTACCTGGCTTTATCCTATGCGTGCAAAATCGGATTTGTATTctatttttgacaagtttcggtCACTAGTTGAACGCTCGTTTTCTCGTAAAATTGTGTCTCTACAATCTGATTAGGGGGAGAATATAAGAAACTTCACGCGACTCTGTCTGCTCTTGGTATTCGTCACAGGCAATCCTGTGCGTATACTCATGAGCAGAATGGTCGCGTTGAACGTAGGCATAGGCATGTTGTTGAAATGGGCTTGGCATTAATGGCCCATCCGTCTGTTCCTTCTCGTTTTTGGGACATTGCCTTTGAGACATCTGTCTATCTGATTAATCGTATGCCTACTCGTGTGTTAAATAATGACTCGCCACATTTTCGTTTACATCGGTCTCCGCCCTCTTATTCATTCATGCGTATTTTTAGCTGTCTCTGCTTTCCACTTTTACGGCCTTACAATCGTAATAACCTTCAGTTTCGCTCTACTCCTTGTGTCTTTCTTGGTTATCCTGACTCTTTCCGTGGCTATCGTTATTTAGATCTCAGCACTAACAAGGTTTTTATCTGTCGCCATGTGCGATTCGATGAGACTGTTTTCCCTTTTGCTGCTTCTGATTCTTTGCAGACTTCTGTGCCAGTCTCTGTTCCTTGGGGGGTTGCTCCGGTTGTTTCCGTGGCAGCTCCGGGTCTTGATGCTGGGGATCCTGTCCCGGTTCATGGGCCGGTTGGTGCGGCTGCTGCGGACCATAGCCCGGTTCGTGAGTCTTCAGGTATAGTGCCGGTTGGTGTGACTACTGCTCAGCCTAGGACTGGTCGTGCTCGTTCACGAGCCGTCATACAGGGTCCTCGATCTCACTCTATGGCATTACGTAGCATGGGGCCGACTCAACATGTTGCTTTGACTTCGGTGGTTGGTTTACCTGAGCCTACCTGCTATTCTCAGGCGGTTCAGGTGCCCGAGTGGCGTGAGGCGATGGATCTTGAGTTTAATGCGCTTCTTCACAATCACACGTGGCGGCTGGTTCCATTTGCTCCAGGTATGAATGTTGTGGGGTGCAAATGGGTGTTTCGGGCTAAGAGGAAGGCGGATGGCTCTATTGAGCGTTATAAGGCTCGTCTTATGGCGAAGGGTTTCAATCAGGTGGCTTGACAAGATTTATTTGACACTTTCAGCCCGGTGGTCAAGCCGACTACAGTTCGGCTTCTTTTATCTTTGGCTGTGTCTCGAGGATGGAATATTCGGCAGCTGGACATACATAATGCCTTCTTGAATGGTGCTTTGGTAGAGACGGTGTATATGCGGCAACCCCTAGGCTACGAAGACAAGACTCAGCCGGATCATGTTTGTTTACTTCAGCGTTCTTTGTATGGCCTGAAACAGGCACCTCGTGCGTGGTTCACCAGATTACATGATTTTCTGGTTTCTGTTGGGTTTGTTCCGTCGAAAACGGATGTTTCACTGTTTGTCTATTCCGCTGGTTCTATGCAGTTATATTTGTTGgtctatgttgatgatattctcATTATGGGGTCTGATCCGGGTCGTGTCTCGGGTCTTATTGCAAAGATGGCGGTGGAGTTCAAGGTTCGTGATATGGGGGCTCCGTCGTTCTTTCTTGGTATTCGGACGATTCCTATCTCTGGTGGCATGCTTCTCTCTCAGCAACGCTATATGACGGATATTCTCAGGCGTTCCAGGATGGTTGATTGTAAACCTGTTTCTACTCCGGTGTCTTTAGTTTGGGATCCTCCGTCGTTCTTTCTTGGTATTCAGACGATTCCTATCTCTGGTGGCATGCTTCTCTCTCAGCAACGCTATATGACGGATATTCTCAGGCGTTCCGGGATGGTTGATTGTAAACCTGTTTCTACTCCGGTGTCTTTAGTTCGGGATCCTGCTGATTCTTTGTTCCTTATGCTGACCCGACGCAGTACCGCAGCCTCGCGGGTGCTCTTCAGTATCTCACTGTGACTCGTCCGGATCTGTCATTTGCGGTGAACAAACTCtatcaacatatgcatgctccaaccacGGTACACTGGGGTATGTTGAAGCGTGTCTTACGGTATATTAAGGGCACTCTACATTTTGGGCTTCGTGTCTCTCCGTCTATGTCTGCGGACCTGCATGCATTCTCGGATTCGGATTGGGTTGGTAGTCCGGAGGATCGAAAATCTACTAGTGGCTTTGCTGTTTTTCTTGGTGGTAATTTGGTCTCGTTGTCGTGCCGGAAACAGCGGACTGTTGCTCGTTCTTCCACTAAAGCTGAGTACAAGGCCCTTGCTAATGTCTCTACGGAGGTTACTTGGTTGGTGTCTCTACTCCGTGAGATTGGTCAGTCCTATGGTTCAGTGTCTCGGTTGTGGTGTGACAACCTTGGTGCTACTTACTTATGTGCTAATCCCGTTTTTCACGCGCGCACTAAGCACGTagaaattgattatcattttgttcGGGATAAGGTGTCCAAGAAGGAGTTGCAGGTACATTTCATCTCTACGAAGGACCAGCTTgcagacatcttcaccaaaccactGTCAAGTATGCGGTTTGTTTCACTTCGGGACAAGCTCAATATCGTTTCTCACTCCTCTTGAGCTTGAGGAGGagtgttaggaatatattatttcacatattatttgtattctATTAGGACTCTAGCttatgttatttattatatgtgTTGTACTGTTTTGTTATTCAATTGAACGATTACAGATATATCAAATCCTCATCCTAATTACTAGTTACATTAAAAACTATAATTGTTAAggtataatttcattttttttataccgCCATCCATCACATTTTTGAAAGGCGACTATTCACTgacctccacccaacaatccctAGTCACCCGTTGCTAGATTTGGCGTGCTTACCGCTACTATCCCCAACTAATAAGATGGCAAAAGATCAACTCTTGTAACCACAAGTACGAGTTCGAATAATTTCCCTATTTGTTTGAGCCAATCAACTATAAGTAACTTAGGTTGGTTCAATTATATTCCTTGTGATTCTTTACCAACTAGGATCACAAGGCAGGATTTTACCCATACTATAAAAGAAGCGAAAGCACAACTTTTTCCTTATACCGCCATTATATTCCTGCGTGTTTGACTTGACCTTCAGCACCATCTGCCCAACAATTTCCTATCCACCAATTGCTAAACTTGACCATTCATCAACCCTGACCAACAATAATTACTAATTCAAAAAtatgctaatatatatacataccgtAAAAATGAAGCTATATCCCATTTCGAGAACCACCCGCAAAAAGTCAATCCTCCTCCACATCATCTTCAAGTAGTCTTGGCTCATGAAATGCGCCTCGCCGGAGAAGTCAACTCCGTCAGTGCTCAAGCTGTAGCAATGAGGGTGTAACTCACGGCATCGAGCGTAAGCGGTTTTGTCCAAGGCCACGACTACCACGTGCTTCAACAGGCCTTCTGTTTGGTTCCCAATCCTAAAACTCTCCAAAAACAGATCAAATATGGTGCCCGAGGTTGTCCATGCTGCGTTTAAGGTTGTTATGATCACTGTTTTGTTTGCCATGGCTGCCTTCTCCAACACTTTCTCTACACTGTTCTCCACCACCTTTTC
This region of Ipomoea triloba cultivar NCNSP0323 chromosome 15, ASM357664v1 genomic DNA includes:
- the LOC116006935 gene encoding uncharacterized protein At4g15970-like isoform X1; translation: MSYPTGASTYEIIMENLGGERKNSNKDEEKLVEEEAGANQPFHHNRHRVIPSNVVKILVPFTIVTLSCLLLYRSTSTGKLFPNLSYLKHGNFSAPNKTIPSSSTEKVVENSVEKVLEKAAMANKTVIITTLNAAWTTSGTIFDLFLESFRIGNQTEGLLKHVVVVALDKTAYARCRELHPHCYSLSTDGVDFSGEAHFMSQDYLKMMWRRIDFLRVVLEMGYSFIFTDADIMWLRQPFSQFYPDTDFQIACDHYWHDSSDLNNSPNGGFNYVKSNNRSIEFYKFWYKSREAFPGKHDQDVLNIIKFDPFIKQIGLKIRFLNTAYFGGFCEPSKDLNLVRTMHANCCIGLDNKIHDLKMVIDDWKKYMGLASNERTSRPQTWTVPRRCG
- the LOC116006935 gene encoding uncharacterized protein At4g15970-like isoform X2, which gives rise to MSYPTGASTYEIIMENLGGERKNSNKDEEKLVEEEAGANQPFHHNRHRVIPSNVVKILVPFTIVTLSCLLLYRSTSTGKLFPNLSYLKHGNFSAPNKTIPSSSTEKVVENSVEKVLEKAAMANKTVIITTLNAAWTTSGTIFDLFLESFRIGNQTEGLLKHVVVVALDKTAYARCRELHPHCYSLSTDGVDFSGEAHFMSQDYLKMMWRRIDFLRVVLEMGYSFIFTFYPDTDFQIACDHYWHDSSDLNNSPNGGFNYVKSNNRSIEFYKFWYKSREAFPGKHDQDVLNIIKFDPFIKQIGLKIRFLNTAYFGGFCEPSKDLNLVRTMHANCCIGLDNKIHDLKMVIDDWKKYMGLASNERTSRPQTWTVPRRCG